The genomic region ATATTTTTCTTGCGTGTGGAAATGGTGAGGCAGACGTGCCGGTGGATTACTCGTCTGTCGCCCACCAATCAGATTTTGGATGGGGATGTGAATGGCGGTGACTTGAGGGATGAGGAGGGGCTTGCATCACACATGCTGACACCTCCATGACAGAAAGGGGGACAAGCGGCCCATCCGGCCAAGACTCAGTGGCGAGACGCAGACAGATTCTGCAGTTGCCGCTTTCGGACTCTAGGGGTCACTTTGCCGTTCCGAGGAGCGCCGCCTCAGCCTGACATGCCCCTGTCTGCCTTTCCCACGTGACTGTCTCTCCTGaaaggggggggcggggaggaggaggaggaggggaaaaggaaggaaggaaggaagtgggggAAAGAACTTCAccggagactacaattcccagaagccACCGCTTCACCTTCCCTCCAGCCTCCGACATCGACCCCTCCCCGCAGCGGCCCCCACCCCACGCACGCACGCGCCGAGCCGCCAAAACGGCCGTCGCCCCCACGTGACACCCCGCCGGCCAATCGGTTTCGAACCTGATttgttatccacctcccccttcttacctctcccctcccctccgcgCTTGTACGATCAGAGCGATCTAAGATGGCGACGGTGGAACCGGTGAGTGTCCTCGTTCCCGCTTCCTCCCACTCCGACCCAGCGCCTTCCTTCTCGGCTTCCGGAGGGGCCGGGGAAAGGCTTGGCGGGGGCCAGAAGGCGACCGTGGCGGAGGGAGACTATCCTAGCAGAGGGGTAAAAAAAAGAGCGAAGGAAGGGAAGGGGCGGCGGCCtggcaatgtgtgtgtgtctgtgtgacgCGCGCGCGTGTACGGCGAGCCGAAGGTGCCGGCGCGTGCGATGAGGTGACTCGAGGGGAGTAGTCGAGCCGgggccggagggcgggggagaggagaggaggggcgcgtggcggggggggggtctagGCGGGTTCCGAGCGCGAGCCGGATTGTGCCGTCACAGCTTGGGCGGGGGCGTTGAGGGGCGGCAGGGGAGGGGTCGcgtgaggagggggaaagaggagaccCGAGAGGGCCCGTGTGAGGGGAGGGAGGCGGGCGAGAGCGTGTCCTACGGGTGGGGGCGAGGACCTAACTTCTTCGTTTTTGGCGTGGTCGGGGGCGTCGCGTGCCGGCTCAGAGGCTCCCGCCGCTTTCTCTCTTCGGCCGCCCCGCTcaaaaacctctctctttctccttccctcgTCAATTCTTGCCCTGCTAGGCGCCACACGGCGCCGTGGCACCTCCCCCATCCCCACGTTTCCCTCAGCGGCCTATTCCTCTTTTAGGCTGGGGCTGAGGCCGGCTTGCCTAGTGGTCGCCGCCTTCTCTTTTCACACCCCGAGAGCGTTTCGTGCCGCCCCCGTCCTTGAGGTAGAAGACGCCACCTTTTTTCGGGGGGTCCCGGGCCTAGTATGCGCACGCCGGCCGCTCTCGCCTTCCTTCTTTCACACCAGTATTTCGCAAGGGAAACGTGGCCATGGGGCGCTCCTTAAGATCGGCTAGGAAGAACCAGCTTTCGGATTCCCCGGACCTCGCCTAAAGCCCTTGGGAATCAGTTGCTTGCGAACGGAAGACTGGCCCAAAGTTTAGCTGCTTCCATACAAATCACCCCCACACCTTGGtgtctgctttctttttctttctccctacCCGACACCCTAGGTTTACACATTTGTCGTGACCAAAAGATCGCTTAAATCGTTAATTTCAAAACAAGAAATTGCTTTGCTTGTCACTGCCACCTATCCGAATGTGGGTGGAGTGGTAACGTTCAAaagcaggatttgggggggggggtggaggactATGACAGCTCATTTAGCAACATTTGTGCTGGGGGAAACTCAGGCTATGAGCCAAGTAGCCCTGTAAATTGGTTCTGACACTGTAtatatgcagcagcagcaagttaaACTTGTGTCTTAGAATAGCAACCTTTTATTGAAGGACTGAGTCTTGCCTGGCTGTAGCATGAATTCAGTATGCCCCTCTGCAGTTGCCTTTAGGAAAATGTATTCTATTGCTAACCTGATTTTCAAGAGTAGGCatagttttaaaatgtattatttttcttAGTCCATACACATTAATACAAGCTGCTTCCTAAGCATCAAAGAAACAGAATAACTATGGAGTGATCCATAACTCTAATAATCTTAAGTACCCAAACACTTTTGAAAGCTCATTTTCTGATATTTCCCAGTTTTAACAAGTTCCTCATTTTTGTCAATTTCCTCATCGTCCAAAGCACAACTGTATGTGGGGTATTTGAAGGGGGCTTGTTTTAAAGTACTATATTTTGCAAGGTATTCACCACCATGATTGAAAACCTTTCTGGACCATGTAGTATTGGAAGGGTAAGTATTCAGTCTTTAGTTTTGTATCTGTAATGTTTTATGCACCAGCACTAATTTTGTTGCTGGTTGCCGCAGTTGGATATGAGTAACTTGGATTCCTAGCTGAAGAGATTATGACTATATGATGTGGATTGTTCAAAGGCATTCTTAAGGAAGAGTGTGATGGGCAGATTAGAGCATGTAATTACAACAAAGAATGCAGGTGATAAATAAGTGTTTCATCAGTACCTGTGCTGGCAGTGTCAAATTGCTATTTTCTGTTTACTAATTTTAATTGACATAGTTTTGAAGACCATGTGTTAGTCAGGAGACAGATACTTGGATTATCTGGCAATTCAGCATGATTTGACACAAatgattttaaagttttattgtcATAATtggctttattttttaaaccatcTTCAGTTTCTAGAAGTAGCTTCCTTTCAGGTTCAGAATCTTGACTTGTTGAGGAGTGGTAAAGTTTAGCATTGCCTATCGGCTTCCAACGCACTATAAGTAGAATTGTAGAAACTAGTAGTAAGACCACATTTCTTGGGACTGCCCAGAGTTCTTGACTCACTGGATTGGATTCTTACTTAAGATaggctgaaatcaatgggacctaAATTATTTATGAGTAAGTTtgcacattgatttcagtgggaacaaAGATCAAATAACCTAATATTGATCCAGTCCATTGTGTCTCCTGTCTCTGTGTAGTCTCAAATTTACTAAGGTCCGAACTTGTAGCTGTGTATAGTTTTAAGTTTAGTAAACAGCTTTCAACATCATATTGCCAAGTCTTGCAAATTAGGATAGAAAATGGCATAACAGAACCCAATAATTACTTAATCCTGCCATATTTCCTTATGCTGGGGCAGTTAGGGGTTAAGAGAAGCCAGTGTGatatgttggactaggatcttggagaccagagtttgaatctccactcagtcatgaatctcacagggtgaccttgggccagtcacattctcTCAAGATACCTCATTGGGTTcttgggaggataaaatgaggagatgGAGAACTCTGTACTCCATCTTGACttgcttggaagaaaggtgggatataaaaagaataaataaaaacaaagaaataaatgttACAAAGCTTTAAAAAATCTAGCAGAGCAGCAGTGGCACCACTGAAATTGCGAATTTAATTTACAATTGACTCTCAACTTAGGCATGTTCACCTTATGCAATTACGACTTTACATGGTTCATGGCTGTCTAGTTGAAATTGCACAAATTAAACAATTGGCAgagtttaaaagctctttttgtacAGGGTTTTCCTAACGCGGGAAGAGGTTTTACGCTCTACTCCTTGCTTACTGGACTCTGGGAGGCTCTTGCGACATCTTGCCAAAGTTTGTGAGAGAACCTCCTAGAGCCCAATAACCAAGgcggaaaacggggggggggggtgtaagacCTGTTAGGCGCCAACTCTGGAATTTAAGACTGCTTGTACAGGGGCAGTTTCAGCGGGGTGTTTCGACTAAACAatttttttgtgtatgtgtgccaTCTGTGGAATGTAACCCCCTGTACAATATACAAATGGAGTATGTACTACATTATGACCAGATAGGGCTATCTGTTATTGAAGAGGTACACTGGTATCATTGTTCAAGAGCTTGTCGCCCTTTGGACAAATTCCTTGAGAGTTAGGATGAAGCCTAATTGCAATGGAATCGACTATGTGATGTTCACTGAGAAATAGTAATTatagtttgctttaaaaaaacaaaacaaatgtcattgtcttttacaattttaatgttttattttttataaaccaCTTGGGTGTTCTATTATAATTGGTTGGTGTATAGATTTTGTTAAGTAAAGTAAATTGATGTTGCATTGTGGAGTGACATTTCCACACATTTAGAAATCCATAGAGATCCTGAGCCAAGTTTTGATCAGGGCCAACCCACCCATAGGGCAAGGTAACCTGCCTCAgctggcaggatccacaggggcagcaaatccctatgtagatcttcactcattcTTCCTTCTCTGGCATGGAAAGGGGCCCCATTTTGGGGTTCTCCTCAGgttcaaaatgtcttgggctggccctgatttTGATAATCTGCTTTTATGTACCTACAACTGTGTGAGAAGAATACCCTTGTCCTCCACATGAAGAAGCTATTCTAACTCTAATGGTACAGTGTCCACATTTGCAAAATCATGGTCAAATTCATTATTATTAGGAGTTGAAAGTATATTTGGATGTGCTTATCCTGCAAAAAGGAAAACCTATGCAACATAGTATTATCAGAATAGTAAACATGCAACAAGTCAATTTTGTACTTTGTTTATATAGGAAACCACTTCTAACCCTCAGACTTCAGAAGAAGAGAAAACCGAGACACCAGCAAGTCAGGAGGTAGTCAGTCCTGAACCATACGTTAAGCACCCATTACAAAACAGGTGAGACATGTTTCCTCTGAACAATATAATAGAATATTATAGCTTACAGATATGAATtacatttaaaacattgtttGCAAATTCCTGTGAAAACTTGTTTTACTGCAATTTTTGACTAAaggattaaaataaaaatctaaccTTTATGATGAACTAAATGAGTATAAAGTGGATGTATTTCAAGAAATTGTAAAAGGGGAGCCTTCTACCTTTACAACCATGCAAACAAGATTGTAAAGCAGCTGGGATCTGGCTTGTAGTGCACACAATGGACCTAACCTCAGCAGCATGGCTTGAATTTGGTGATAATTTAAGTGTGCTGAATGCAAAGGAATAATCAGGAGCATAGCTTACATTTGGTGCAGTTGGGAGTTGACTGACTGCTGATCTCCAATAACACTCCTGATTGCCCCTTGGAAGATGCAACATCACCTGTACCACACATGATGTCATATGGCGTACGGTGAGCATGGCTGGGGAAGAATGGCCCTGTGGTTCAAATTAGGAGTTCTGTGGGCAGGAGGTTCCAGACCCCTGGTGTAGAGCTTTGAACAGCAGTATTGCTGCATGATAAATAGCTCTTGTTTCAAACAGGACGGAAGAGGGGCAGCCCTGGAAAGCACACTTCAGTTCTGTTAAAGCAGCAAAAAGAACACTGGAAAACCAGTTATGAGTTTCTAGTCtatgcagccacagcaggtgctgtgattttcCAGGGTTCCATTGTCTcttaagacagatggatgcccacAACATTTCAtaaaatcctagaattgtagagttggaagggacctcaagagtcatctagtccaacctcctgtgatgcaggaatctgaagtaaagcatccatggctGGTGGCCATCGAGCTTAAGAACCTCCATGtaaggagagtcccaagggagtctgctccactgtcaaacagctgttacagtcagaaaattattcctgatgtttagtcggaatctcctttctcataacttgaaTTGCAATACCTCAGCATTGCAGATAACACTTCTACCTTCCTAGAAAGCTTTCAAAGGTTCTAGGCTGCTCTCGCACGTGTTTCATTTGAACCAAGTTAGAATCTGCTTTGACCTTTTCTGAAGTAATCTTTTCAACTTTTAAAATATGGGCTGCGTTCTGAGGACtgcctttgttttgtttaagaAGACTTTTATACtgcttatagaccaactaagtttgttctggtataagctttcgcgTGCATGCACACTACTTCagataccagaacaaacttaattggtctatAAGGTActactggataatttttttatttttattatttttatttcgactgcatcagaccaacacggctacctacctgaatcttttaTACTGCTTAACCATCataaacaaaatatttattaataatactGATAATAAAATTTTTGAAAGTTATATTTCACTTCATTTAACTGTGAATGATTAAGGGAATAGTCTTCTTATTATTGATGTCCATTTGACCTACTCAGTGCCTTAGGTGAGAACGCAGTTTTCATaagagcctggctggatcagaccaagagtTGGTTGCCAGCAAGGCGAGTCAGATACTTCTGGGAAGTCCAGATACAGAGCATATAGACCACAATCCGATCCCATTGTTTACCCCTTAGCAAATACTATATTGTCTCTTAAGTATTACAATATGTGGGTTTACAACTAATCATATAACGTGGCACTGAGAGGGTTGTAACATAGATATCAGAATATGATGTGTTCATAGCTTAAAACACATACGAATGTGTAATGAAATCTGTGCTTTTAGAATTTTAGTGGCTTCAGTTTACAGATTTTCTTGTTTCAGGAGATAAACTGCTAGGAGCAAGGGACTCTACCTTTTTTTTAGTCCATTGTTAATCCTGCTTTACgatttttccccttccttttgctgaaagacctgcattgctGCAATTTCCTGACACTTTTAAGATGAGTTACAGCTGGTAAAAGATACGATGGTGCTGGTGTAGTGTTAGGTTCTCATTACAAAAATAGGTTGCTTCCCCCAAATTTCTCTAATCAAATCTCCTTGTCCCAGGTCATTGTTCCTGGGTATTCTAATTTGGATAGCTCAGATATTTCTGAATGTATTGAAGCTCTGTTGCATTTTCAAGAGTAGTTTAAAATAGCACACCCCAAATAGCTCTAGTGAAATAAGAATATTGATATTGCAGTCCTTGAGTGGTTGACTGAGTAGAATGTATAACTTCACAGAACAATACTCTGCAACTCTTCAAGTCTGTTGATTCTATGTGCTTTCTGAAGTTTTGCCTAGAGCAGTATCCCCATCCAAAGAAGTACATATATAGCAGCTGCACTGTGCACAAAGCACTTCTTTTTAAAGCTAAAGTGGTATTGATCAGTCAGTTagtgagaagcagcagcaatggtGGACTGAATCCAGTCTTGATGTACCTGATCACCAGGAGTTTACATTTTTAGACACTATACATGCAGCCCTGACTTTTGGATCAGAGAGGGTAACTtgcacaaggtaaaggtaaagggacccctgaccattaggtccagtcgtggccgactctggggttgcggcgctcatctcgctttattggccgagggagccggcgtttgtccgcagacagcttccgggtcatgtggccagcatgactaagctgattctggcgaaccagagcagcgcatggaaacgccgtttaccttcccaccggagcggtacctatttatctacttgcactttgacatgcttttgaactgctaggttggcaggaacttgCACAAGCAACCTCTAGTTGTACAGATACAGAAGCTTACTGCTCCCCATGGAATGCCACTAACTAGGTTGAGGTAGATAAATTGTTCAGAAAGCATGCTTCAGATTATATGCTTTACTCCGGAATCTGTTTTCAGAAGGAGATTGAATTTTGGAAATAACAGTATTTATaatctccccccctcctttctttcttagGTAAGCATTCATTATATCTAAATATAAATATTGGCCTTCCATCAAATTCTTTCTCCGTCAGCTTTGCGATCTAGAGCCTCAGTACTTTGCCCAGTTCAGTGGGATCTGAAAATTAAACCTGTGGGCATTCTTGCTATCTATAATTTTCTTTCCTAAATTTCTTATGTGCTGTATGATTTTTCAGTCCTTACTATTCTTAGTCGTAATAGGACACTGGGTAATAAAAGATAGTAGCCTaacaagaaatcaatattttttcaGGTGGGCGCTCTGGTTCTTTAAAAATGACAAAAGTAAAACCTGGCAAGCAAATCTTCGTCTGATCTCAAAGTTTGATACTGTTGAAGATTTTTGGGCGTAAGTGAAGCTTCTTAGATGCCGGTCTCATTCATACTTGAAGTATTTCTTTATAGTAATGTGTAGCTTTTTAAATCAGCCTGTACACTAGCTCAGAGCCTCTGTGGGAaggtttatactgcatttttcaaAACTCAATTAAACATGAAATTTGAATTTCCCCCTTTCTGTTCATTATGCAGGATGACATAAGGAAAAAGAGGGAACCTAGTAAGTTGAATGAAAGGGATCTGGCAAAtaccttgattttttaaaattgacagATGAAGCACAATTCAGGAAAATCTCTGCTGGCACAGACTAAAAATCCTTCAGAGTTTTTTAGTAGAAAAAGTAGCTGATTATGAAACTAATTAACACCAACATAGGAGAACTTTAAACAGTCAGCTTCAGTACCTATCAAGTATTGGGGACTCCTATGAGCTATGCTTATTAAGTCAGGATTACTAACCTGTGACagaccagatgttgctggactacaactcctttcatccctgacaattgaccatggggctgataggagttgagtCCAATGGGAACCACAGGTTAGCAACCCTTGTCTAAACATTTCAGGTAAtaaaaatgcagaagcaattgtcTTACATTGTCAACATTCCTTATCTTATACACATGTGACtggatttaatttttaattattccCCCCCATGCCGTGAAATTAATTGTTGAGAATAAGTTTATATTCCTAATTAAAGCACCTTAAAATTTAAGATGCTAGCCTGATTTATCGTGGTGAAATCTGCACTTCTTGTGATAGTTCActttcttaattgtgttttgctttttccaaATAGGTTATATAACCATATCCAGCTCTCTAGTAACTTAATGCCCGGTTGCGACTACTCACTGTTTAAGGTATGCAGAGTAAACTTAAGTATTAGCTTGTTAATTATTATGAATAATGTTACTAGTTTTGGGTCCCCTGTCTTAAAATGTCTTAAGATTGTATGTAAACCACACTACCCCACCTCCACAGAGTCTAGTATTTCCTTGTTGCACATTCATAGCTTGACACTTGATTTCTATAATGTGTTCAGGCACACACTAGTGAACTTTGCTGTTTGAGTGAGGTGTGAATTGCTAGTCTTAAATGTCTCTGGGCTGCCTTGCCAcacactgcctctttccatactACTGTCTATAAATGAAATCCTTTTTCTAGTTAGTCCTGAAACTTCTCTGGCAGTAGGAAAGTCTTTCCATACattggttgtatccaacaaagtattTCCACTAGCACAAAAGCAAGAGgcctttccccaccccagtctACTGCAGTTAACTGGGGAAAGCCTCAGAACAGAGGGGTCCTGTTAGGCAGTTGGAATTTCTTGCACCAACAGGATAACATAGTTGGGTACAACCCATTGCATTGCAGGTGGTATTAAGACAAATGAGTTAAAATATTAATGCCATGAGATTAGCTGGGCTCAAATGCTGCATTAAAATGGAGTGATACTGCGTTGTGCATCATATAGATTTATTGTTTTCTGCTCAAATTTCACTTTTTAGGATGGTATTGAGCCCATGTGGGAAGATGAGAAGAATAAACGAGGAGGACGGTGGCTAATTACACTAAACA from Podarcis raffonei isolate rPodRaf1 chromosome 9, rPodRaf1.pri, whole genome shotgun sequence harbors:
- the EIF4E gene encoding eukaryotic translation initiation factor 4E isoform X2, coding for MATVEPETTSNPQTSEEEKTETPASQEVVSPEPYVKHPLQNRWALWFFKNDKSKTWQANLRLISKFDTVEDFWALYNHIQLSSNLMPGCDYSLFKDGIEPMWEDEKNKRGGRWLITLNKQQRRSDLDRFWLETLLCLIGESFDDYSDDVCGAVVNVRAKGDKIAIWTTECENRDAVTHIGRVYKERLGLPPKIVIGYQSHADTATKSGSTTKNRFVV
- the EIF4E gene encoding eukaryotic translation initiation factor 4E isoform X1; translated protein: MIENLSGPCSIGRETTSNPQTSEEEKTETPASQEVVSPEPYVKHPLQNRWALWFFKNDKSKTWQANLRLISKFDTVEDFWALYNHIQLSSNLMPGCDYSLFKDGIEPMWEDEKNKRGGRWLITLNKQQRRSDLDRFWLETLLCLIGESFDDYSDDVCGAVVNVRAKGDKIAIWTTECENRDAVTHIGRVYKERLGLPPKIVIGYQSHADTATKSGSTTKNRFVV